Proteins from one Urocitellus parryii isolate mUroPar1 unplaced genomic scaffold, mUroPar1.hap1 Scaffold_67, whole genome shotgun sequence genomic window:
- the LOC144252925 gene encoding uncharacterized protein LOC144252925 translates to MQEVLRNLASIGVRWEDQNVEEAFATSRHLPSHEETHTAEKPYECKQCGKAFAASNHLHAHEKTDTIKKPYDCKQCGKAFHWPYSLQIHKRTHTEEKPYKCKQCGKAFGRSSYLHSHEETHTVEKPYECKQCGKAFATSSHLHSQEKYHRIKKPYECKQCGKAFPWPSSLQIHERTHTGEKPYECKQCGKAFSCSTYLHVHEQTHIGMKPYKCK, encoded by the exons ATGCAGGAAGTCCTTAGAAACCTGGCTTCTATAGGAGTCAGATGGGAGGACCAAAATGTTGAAG aagcgtTTGCTACATCCCGTCACCTTCCCTCACATGAAGAAACTCATACTgcagagaagccctatgaatgtaaacagtgtgggaaagcctttgctgCATCCAATCATCTTCATGCACATGAAAAAACTGATACTATAAAGAAACCCTATGATtgcaaacaatgtggaaaagccttccaCTGGCCCTATTCCCTTCAAATACATAAACGAACTCATACTgaagagaagccctataaatgtaaacaatgtgggaaagcctttggtAGATCTAGttaccttcactcacatgaagaaactcatactgtagagaagccctatgaatgtaaacaatgtgggaaagcctttgctacatccagtcaccttcactcacaagaaaaatatcatagaataaagaagccctatgaatgcaaacaatgtgggaaagccttcccCTGGCCCTCTTCCCTTCAAATtcatgaacgaactcatactggagagaagccctatgaatgtaaacaatgtgggaaagcctttagtTGTTCCACTTATCTTCATGTGCATGAACAGACTCACATTGGAatgaagccctataaatgtaaataa